A stretch of Planococcus citri chromosome 5, ihPlaCitr1.1, whole genome shotgun sequence DNA encodes these proteins:
- the kat-60L1 gene encoding katanin p60 ATPase-containing subunit A1 isoform X1 — protein MGQPQKEKAAEVKNNDNEVEYEFEVTIPVARFKSRMQPASLCVHSCHPHCPRTNNDGFHHMARLMDSLILDSLSPFSLTKISPVKSSTKTATFAKKMQAKPEPVKVFHNFTQQTSPVHRQSPKTAVESRTIHGNLDPAKKTHHGSADSVAERWAATLRRRDPEIQPIFPSLAGTRNRSCSHPSAIGGKPSAIPFSRKNRRFNFRPVVKKAMNLNTNLSNGINGNGNNNNTTTTTNGNGNGNGSVNGNTNQHHNHHHHHQHHQDTRKKHDCLHKYSSIDDDTSSRGGSSEKEEKIFSPAGYEPHLVESLERDILLRNPNVQWNKVAGLNEAKSILQEAMVLPIIMPDFFKGIRRPWKGVLMIGPPGTGKTMLAKAVATECGTTFFNVSSSTLTSKYRGESEKLVRLLFEMAKFYAPSTIFIDEIDSLCSQRGSDSEHEASRRFKAELLIHMDGLVSSADDHVIMVLAATNHPWDIDEAFRRRFEKRVFIPLPNKETRISLLKICMEGTKLDDDFDFQKISELLDGYTGSDIANVCRDAAMMCMRKKIRGQTPLQIKQIKKADIDLPVTTVDFTDAISRCKRSVSAADMNRYQTWTEEFGSF, from the exons ATGGGTCAGCCGCAGAAAGAAAAAGCTGCCGAggttaaaaataatgataacgAAGTAGAATACGAGTTCGAAGTGACTATACCGGTAGCTAGGTTTAAATCACGTATGCAACCTGCCTCCCTTTGCGTACATTCTTGTCATCCGCATTG CCCGAGAACGAATAACGATGGGTTTCATCATATGGCCAGATTAATGGATTCGTTGATCCTAGATTCGCTGTCACCTTTCTCGCTGACTAAAATCAGTCCAGTCAAGTCGTCGACGAAAACTGCCACGTTCGCGAAAAAAATGCAAGCCAAGCCGGAACCTGTCAAGGTGTTTCACAATTTCACTCAGCAGACGTCTCCGGTGCATCGTCAAAGCCCTAAAACAG CCGTTGAAAGTCGAACCATTCATGGAAATCTCGATCCAGCCAAGAAGACACATCATGGATCTGCAGATTCGGTAGCTGAACGATGGGCAGCGACGTTAAGGAGGCGAGATCCCGAGATACAACCTATTTTTCCATCTTTAGCTGGTACTAGGAATAG ATCATGTTCGCATCCGAGCGCCATCGGAGGTAAACCTTCGGCTATTCCATTCAGCCGTAAAAATCGCCGATTCAATTTCCGACCGGTTGTGAAAAAAGCAATGAACTTGAATACAAATCTCAGCAATGGCATCAATGGCAATGGCAATAACAACAATACCACTACCACTACCAATGGCAATGGCAATGGCAATGGCAGTGTCAATGGCAATACCAATCAGCACCACAATCACCACCACCATCATCAGCATCATCAAGATACTCGTAAAAAACACGACTGTCTGCATAAATACAGCAGCATCGATGACGATACTTCGAGTCGAGGCGGCAGTAgcgaaaaagaagagaaaatctTCAGCCCGGCGGGCTACGAGCCTCATCTGGTTGAGTCTTTGGAACGTGATATTTTGCTGAGGAATCCGAATGTGCAATGGAATAAAGTAGCCGGTTTGAACGAGGCGAAATCCATTTTACAAGAAGCTATGGTTCTGCCGATCATAATGCCTGATTTTTTCaag GGTATACGAAGGCCTTGGAAAGGTGTACTTATGATAGGACCTCCAGGTACTGGAAAGACAATGCTGGCCAAGGCGGTAGCTACCGAATGCGGTACGACGTTTTTCAACGTATCGTCATCTACGTTAACTTCCAAGTACAGAGGAGAGTCGGAGAAACTAGTCAGATTATTGTTCGAAATG GCGAAATTTTACGCGCCTTCTACGATCTTCATCGACGAAATCGATTCGCTGTGTTCTCAAAGAGGCTCCGATTCCGAACACGAGGCATCCAGAAGGTTTAAAGCTGAACTGCTCATACATATGGATGGTTTAGTCTCTTCTGC agATGATCACGTGATTATGGTATTGGCAGCCACCAATCATCCTTGGGATATTGACGAAGCATTCAGAAGACGAttcgaaaaacgtgtttttattCCATTACCGAATA AGGAAACAAGAATTTCGTTATTGAAAATATGCATGGAAGGAACGAAACTAGACGACgacttcgattttcaaaaaatatccgaACTTTTGGACGGCTACACAGGCTCCGATATCGCCAACGTCTGCAG AGACGCGGCCATGATGTgcatgaggaaaaaaatccgtGGCCAGACTCCTCTGCaaattaaacaaattaaaaaagcGGATATCGATCTTCCGGTGACGACGGTCGATTTCACCGACGCCATTTCTCGCTGCAAGAGGAGCGTTTCAGCCGCCGATATGAACCGATATCAAACCTGGACCGAAGAATTCGgatctttttga
- the kat-60L1 gene encoding katanin p60 ATPase-containing subunit A1 isoform X2, producing the protein MVQEKDAKSDAGYFISSFSYCPRPSYCQQSSFLPQICPRTNNDGFHHMARLMDSLILDSLSPFSLTKISPVKSSTKTATFAKKMQAKPEPVKVFHNFTQQTSPVHRQSPKTAVESRTIHGNLDPAKKTHHGSADSVAERWAATLRRRDPEIQPIFPSLAGTRNRSCSHPSAIGGKPSAIPFSRKNRRFNFRPVVKKAMNLNTNLSNGINGNGNNNNTTTTTNGNGNGNGSVNGNTNQHHNHHHHHQHHQDTRKKHDCLHKYSSIDDDTSSRGGSSEKEEKIFSPAGYEPHLVESLERDILLRNPNVQWNKVAGLNEAKSILQEAMVLPIIMPDFFKGIRRPWKGVLMIGPPGTGKTMLAKAVATECGTTFFNVSSSTLTSKYRGESEKLVRLLFEMAKFYAPSTIFIDEIDSLCSQRGSDSEHEASRRFKAELLIHMDGLVSSADDHVIMVLAATNHPWDIDEAFRRRFEKRVFIPLPNKETRISLLKICMEGTKLDDDFDFQKISELLDGYTGSDIANVCRDAAMMCMRKKIRGQTPLQIKQIKKADIDLPVTTVDFTDAISRCKRSVSAADMNRYQTWTEEFGSF; encoded by the exons atggtACAAGAGAAAGATGCAAAATCAGACGCCGGCTACTTCATCAGCAGTTTCTCGTATTGTCCACGTCCATCGTATTGCCAACAATCATCATTCCTGCCTCAAATATG CCCGAGAACGAATAACGATGGGTTTCATCATATGGCCAGATTAATGGATTCGTTGATCCTAGATTCGCTGTCACCTTTCTCGCTGACTAAAATCAGTCCAGTCAAGTCGTCGACGAAAACTGCCACGTTCGCGAAAAAAATGCAAGCCAAGCCGGAACCTGTCAAGGTGTTTCACAATTTCACTCAGCAGACGTCTCCGGTGCATCGTCAAAGCCCTAAAACAG CCGTTGAAAGTCGAACCATTCATGGAAATCTCGATCCAGCCAAGAAGACACATCATGGATCTGCAGATTCGGTAGCTGAACGATGGGCAGCGACGTTAAGGAGGCGAGATCCCGAGATACAACCTATTTTTCCATCTTTAGCTGGTACTAGGAATAG ATCATGTTCGCATCCGAGCGCCATCGGAGGTAAACCTTCGGCTATTCCATTCAGCCGTAAAAATCGCCGATTCAATTTCCGACCGGTTGTGAAAAAAGCAATGAACTTGAATACAAATCTCAGCAATGGCATCAATGGCAATGGCAATAACAACAATACCACTACCACTACCAATGGCAATGGCAATGGCAATGGCAGTGTCAATGGCAATACCAATCAGCACCACAATCACCACCACCATCATCAGCATCATCAAGATACTCGTAAAAAACACGACTGTCTGCATAAATACAGCAGCATCGATGACGATACTTCGAGTCGAGGCGGCAGTAgcgaaaaagaagagaaaatctTCAGCCCGGCGGGCTACGAGCCTCATCTGGTTGAGTCTTTGGAACGTGATATTTTGCTGAGGAATCCGAATGTGCAATGGAATAAAGTAGCCGGTTTGAACGAGGCGAAATCCATTTTACAAGAAGCTATGGTTCTGCCGATCATAATGCCTGATTTTTTCaag GGTATACGAAGGCCTTGGAAAGGTGTACTTATGATAGGACCTCCAGGTACTGGAAAGACAATGCTGGCCAAGGCGGTAGCTACCGAATGCGGTACGACGTTTTTCAACGTATCGTCATCTACGTTAACTTCCAAGTACAGAGGAGAGTCGGAGAAACTAGTCAGATTATTGTTCGAAATG GCGAAATTTTACGCGCCTTCTACGATCTTCATCGACGAAATCGATTCGCTGTGTTCTCAAAGAGGCTCCGATTCCGAACACGAGGCATCCAGAAGGTTTAAAGCTGAACTGCTCATACATATGGATGGTTTAGTCTCTTCTGC agATGATCACGTGATTATGGTATTGGCAGCCACCAATCATCCTTGGGATATTGACGAAGCATTCAGAAGACGAttcgaaaaacgtgtttttattCCATTACCGAATA AGGAAACAAGAATTTCGTTATTGAAAATATGCATGGAAGGAACGAAACTAGACGACgacttcgattttcaaaaaatatccgaACTTTTGGACGGCTACACAGGCTCCGATATCGCCAACGTCTGCAG AGACGCGGCCATGATGTgcatgaggaaaaaaatccgtGGCCAGACTCCTCTGCaaattaaacaaattaaaaaagcGGATATCGATCTTCCGGTGACGACGGTCGATTTCACCGACGCCATTTCTCGCTGCAAGAGGAGCGTTTCAGCCGCCGATATGAACCGATATCAAACCTGGACCGAAGAATTCGgatctttttga